The following are encoded together in the Capsulimonas corticalis genome:
- a CDS encoding DUF4412 domain-containing protein — protein MQFRRTHFHSALIAVSVAVLAPVAHADQKIVATTTVDGPQLRVMMTQMSPDQRAAMSKYGMGGPINSTAYVSGKKIRTDTNGSSVLLDSVAKTLTTLSRESHTYTTRPYDPAKAQAASAGTSATITPAGDSKKLLGHVARHYKLTITTTSGPMAGTPIHGEVWAAPDLPQPPSLPMPGPAGVLQSQLKKIKGFPLLTVIAIPNSPTGPITVKTVINSVSSATLPASTFAIPAGYKKSAPGAGVGMPGMPGM, from the coding sequence ATGCAGTTTCGCCGTACCCATTTCCATTCCGCGCTGATCGCCGTAAGCGTCGCCGTTCTCGCGCCGGTCGCGCACGCGGATCAGAAGATCGTCGCCACCACGACCGTGGACGGTCCCCAGCTTCGCGTCATGATGACGCAGATGTCTCCCGATCAGCGCGCCGCTATGAGCAAATACGGCATGGGCGGGCCGATCAACAGCACCGCATATGTCAGCGGCAAGAAGATTCGGACGGATACGAACGGCTCGTCCGTCCTGCTCGATTCCGTCGCCAAGACCCTGACGACGCTGAGCCGCGAAAGCCACACATACACAACGCGTCCATACGATCCCGCGAAAGCCCAGGCGGCCAGCGCCGGAACTTCCGCGACGATCACTCCGGCCGGCGACAGCAAGAAACTTCTGGGGCATGTCGCTCGTCACTACAAGCTGACGATCACGACCACGTCCGGCCCGATGGCCGGCACGCCGATCCATGGCGAGGTGTGGGCGGCCCCAGATCTCCCGCAGCCTCCCAGCCTGCCGATGCCGGGACCGGCCGGCGTACTCCAGAGCCAGCTCAAAAAGATCAAAGGCTTTCCGCTGCTCACGGTCATCGCGATCCCCAACAGTCCCACCGGACCGATCACCGTCAAAACGGTGATCAACTCCGTGTCCAGCGCGACGCTGCCCGCCTCGACCTTCGCCATTCCGGCGGGCTATAAGAAAAGCGCGCCCGGTGCCGGCGTCGGCATGCCGGGAATGCCCGGCATGTAG
- a CDS encoding ADP-ribosylglycohydrolase family protein — MADIQETLLDQWAKRAVWLDGCDIETEYRQAREEGRSLASVEQEFQALIATPRTGPEWRNAVGGARGREWMQRVGDLIDRVQTLPFRADYQYEEPSDLDGIRQSRPASVDLPLWSGSDLEWERRLHGALLGRTIGCMLGKPVEGWDVASIRVTAEATGNWPLTDYLRKPTEAEDAAIETQSPKHRLHSWHAPMLRGTMHGMVEDDDTNYTTIGYSIVREFGKDFQPLDVAVYWCQNVPILHTCTAERIAYRNFVVNVLPPQSATARNPYREWIGAQIRADYFGYANPGNPTRAAEWAWRDASISHIKNGIYGEMWVAAMLAAAYVENDWVKVIRTGLAQIPALCRLREDIEGILTLYAEGVNYDGAVAAIHKQWNETNPHDWCHTNSNAQIVALGLLYGEDDFEKTITRAVMAGFDTDCNGATCGSLWGVKHGFDAIPNKWSEPISDTLRTGVVGYHEVAISKLAADMLETARKER, encoded by the coding sequence ATGGCGGATATTCAAGAAACGCTGCTGGATCAGTGGGCCAAGCGCGCCGTGTGGCTGGACGGCTGCGACATCGAGACCGAGTATCGACAGGCGCGAGAAGAGGGAAGGAGCCTCGCCAGCGTCGAACAGGAATTTCAGGCGCTGATCGCGACGCCGCGAACGGGTCCGGAATGGCGTAACGCTGTCGGCGGCGCACGCGGCAGGGAGTGGATGCAGCGCGTGGGCGATCTCATCGACCGTGTTCAGACGCTTCCGTTCCGTGCGGATTATCAGTATGAGGAGCCGAGCGATCTGGATGGCATTCGGCAAAGCCGTCCTGCTTCCGTTGACCTTCCGTTGTGGAGCGGCTCGGATCTGGAGTGGGAGCGGCGGCTGCACGGCGCGCTGCTCGGTCGCACCATCGGATGTATGCTCGGTAAGCCTGTGGAAGGCTGGGATGTCGCCAGCATTCGGGTGACGGCGGAAGCGACGGGCAATTGGCCGCTGACAGATTATCTCCGAAAGCCAACGGAAGCCGAGGATGCGGCGATCGAGACCCAGTCTCCCAAACATCGGCTTCATTCCTGGCATGCGCCGATGCTGCGCGGTACGATGCATGGGATGGTTGAGGATGACGACACTAACTACACGACAATTGGCTACAGCATCGTGCGTGAGTTCGGCAAGGATTTCCAGCCGCTCGATGTCGCCGTCTACTGGTGCCAGAACGTTCCGATCCTGCACACCTGCACCGCCGAGCGCATCGCCTACCGCAACTTCGTTGTCAATGTTCTGCCGCCGCAATCGGCGACCGCGCGCAACCCCTACCGCGAGTGGATCGGCGCGCAGATCCGCGCTGACTACTTCGGCTACGCCAACCCCGGCAACCCGACGCGCGCCGCCGAATGGGCGTGGCGCGACGCCTCGATCAGCCACATCAAGAACGGGATCTACGGCGAGATGTGGGTCGCCGCGATGCTGGCCGCCGCTTATGTCGAAAACGATTGGGTGAAAGTTATCCGGACTGGCTTGGCGCAGATCCCCGCGCTCTGCCGTCTGCGTGAGGACATAGAAGGGATCTTGACATTGTACGCCGAGGGCGTGAATTACGATGGCGCCGTTGCGGCCATCCATAAGCAGTGGAACGAAACGAACCCGCACGACTGGTGCCACACGAACTCCAACGCCCAGATTGTCGCACTGGGCCTGCTCTACGGCGAAGACGATTTCGAGAAGACGATCACGCGCGCCGTGATGGCTGGCTTCGACACGGACTGTAACGGCGCCACCTGCGGCTCGCTCTGGGGCGTCAAACACGGCTTCGATGCGATCCCCAACAAATGGTCCGAGCCCATCTCGGACACCCTGCGCACCGGCGTCGTCGGCTATCACGAAGTCGCCATCTCCAAACTCGCGGCCGATATGCTGGAAACCGCTCGGAAGGAGCGTTAG
- the surE gene encoding 5'/3'-nucleotidase SurE, which yields MRILVTNDDGVQADGIFALKTALARENDVTVAAPERQQSATGHAITLHKPLRLTATKMRDGGSAWMSNGTPSDCATLGLLEAMGGSADMVVSGINHGPNLGWDVHYSGTVSAAIEATVMGAPSFAVSVATFEAEVHWDAAANFAAKLAHWLTRHPLPPNTILNVNVPNLPEREIRGVAVTTQGRRQYVDRIEKRMDPIGRPYYWLGGSLAEEALGAEAGTDVRAVADGWISVTPIHLDMTAYSLMPMLQDLTA from the coding sequence ATGCGGATACTAGTGACTAACGACGATGGCGTGCAGGCGGATGGGATCTTTGCTCTCAAAACCGCGCTTGCGCGGGAGAATGATGTGACTGTCGCGGCGCCCGAGCGGCAGCAGAGCGCGACGGGGCATGCGATCACCCTGCACAAACCGCTGCGCTTGACCGCGACCAAGATGCGCGACGGCGGCTCGGCCTGGATGTCCAACGGCACTCCTTCCGACTGCGCCACGCTCGGATTGCTCGAAGCGATGGGCGGATCGGCCGATATGGTCGTGTCCGGCATCAACCATGGTCCGAACCTGGGCTGGGATGTCCATTACTCTGGAACCGTCTCCGCCGCGATTGAAGCAACCGTGATGGGCGCGCCCTCCTTCGCCGTCTCCGTCGCCACCTTTGAGGCGGAGGTGCACTGGGACGCCGCCGCGAACTTTGCCGCCAAACTCGCCCATTGGCTCACGCGCCATCCCCTTCCGCCGAACACGATTTTAAACGTCAATGTCCCCAACTTGCCCGAGCGCGAGATCCGCGGGGTCGCCGTGACCACGCAGGGCCGCCGGCAGTATGTCGACCGGATCGAGAAACGGATGGACCCAATCGGGCGTCCGTATTACTGGCTCGGCGGATCGCTGGCCGAGGAGGCGCTTGGCGCAGAGGCGGGGACGGACGTGCGGGCGGTGGCGGACGGATGGATCTCCGTGACGCCGATCCACCTCGACATGACCGCCTACTCCCTGATGCCGATGCTGCAGGATCTGACCGCCTAG
- a CDS encoding ATP-dependent Clp protease proteolytic subunit encodes MTWIPTVVEQSPRGERAYDLWSRLMKDRIVFIGEEVRPSMANVIMAQLLFLEKEDPDKDIEVYINSPGGDVMAGLAIYDTMQHIKPDVATTCVGMAASMGAVLLSGGTQGKRTALPNSRIMIHQGSAGFSGTPSDAEIQIKLILGFKEKLTQILADNCHRSFSDISRDVDRDYWMSAQEGVDYGIIDHVLIK; translated from the coding sequence ATGACTTGGATTCCGACGGTAGTGGAGCAGAGCCCGCGCGGCGAGCGGGCTTACGATCTCTGGTCACGGCTGATGAAGGACCGGATCGTCTTCATCGGCGAAGAAGTGCGCCCGTCGATGGCGAATGTCATCATGGCCCAGCTTCTTTTTCTGGAAAAAGAAGATCCGGATAAGGATATCGAAGTCTACATCAACTCTCCGGGCGGGGATGTGATGGCCGGACTTGCCATCTATGACACTATGCAGCACATCAAGCCTGATGTCGCCACCACATGTGTCGGCATGGCGGCGTCCATGGGCGCGGTGCTGCTGTCCGGCGGAACGCAGGGGAAACGCACGGCGCTGCCCAATTCACGCATCATGATCCACCAGGGCAGCGCCGGATTCAGCGGCACGCCCTCCGACGCCGAGATCCAGATCAAGCTGATCCTCGGCTTCAAGGAAAAACTGACGCAGATCTTGGCCGACAACTGCCATCGTTCATTCAGCGACATCTCCCGCGATGTGGACCGAGACTACTGGATGTCCGCACAAGAGGGCGTCGACTACGGAATTATCGACCATGTGCTGATCAAATAG
- a CDS encoding SDR family NAD(P)-dependent oxidoreductase — MNDNPPASIVVGASSGIGRSLALALARDRQRVALIGRHQESLDRVAGEVRAFGGEALVAVSDVREPETIEHALEAIAAQWPQPQTVYLSSGIALPVDLEYFHAGPLEQIVQTNLLGVAHWLEALHPRLRGTGSTVVVISSLSADRAFPGGGAAYSASKAAVSQLCDGLRAPWSRQGVRLVTVSPGFIRTPMTDGMASLPLVMEPEDAAKVILRGVANGKTIIRFPTAAAVTMGLVRLLPAVILDKFYRP; from the coding sequence ATGAACGACAACCCGCCCGCTTCCATCGTTGTGGGCGCCAGCAGCGGCATCGGCCGATCACTTGCGCTCGCGCTGGCGCGAGATCGTCAGCGCGTCGCCTTGATCGGTCGCCATCAAGAGTCGCTGGACCGCGTGGCCGGAGAAGTCCGCGCGTTCGGCGGCGAAGCGCTGGTCGCGGTTTCGGACGTCCGCGAGCCGGAGACGATCGAGCACGCGCTGGAGGCGATCGCCGCCCAGTGGCCGCAGCCGCAGACGGTTTATCTTTCCTCGGGCATCGCTCTTCCCGTCGATTTGGAGTACTTTCACGCCGGCCCATTAGAGCAGATCGTCCAGACCAACCTGCTCGGAGTGGCGCACTGGCTGGAGGCGCTGCACCCACGCCTGCGCGGCACGGGCTCCACGGTCGTGGTGATCAGCAGTCTGAGCGCCGACCGCGCCTTCCCCGGCGGCGGCGCGGCTTACTCCGCCAGCAAAGCCGCCGTTTCCCAGCTCTGCGACGGTCTGCGCGCCCCCTGGTCCCGCCAGGGCGTCCGCCTCGTCACCGTCTCGCCCGGCTTTATCCGCACGCCGATGACCGACGGCATGGCCTCCCTGCCGTTAGTGATGGAGCCGGAAGACGCCGCCAAAGTCATACTTCGCGGCGTGGCGAACGGGAAGACCATCATCCGCTTCCCAACCGCCGCCGCCGTGACGATGGGTTTAGTAAGACTGCTGCCGGCGGTAATTCTGGATAAGTTTTACCGGCCGTAG
- a CDS encoding SpoIIE family protein phosphatase, which yields MPLLEDANGYDCLIGGGEMGARMRALDWSTTPIGPVRDWPQSLRTAVSICLGSGHPIEIWWGPEYVRFYNDAYRPILGSRKHPQFLGRPGRECWSEIWDEISPMLDGVRETGVATYSENFPLMVVRDGYVEETYFTFSYGPLRDESGGVGGIFCACRETTGEVLRARRHGTLRELTVHAPSAQDAIEASLQVLTNNPADIPFALVYLMDNERRARLAGSAWALPGSSAAPKIIDLLEESAKTWPIAQAMSGPLLVENLSERFESLPASMWPESPRSALIQPIAVAGDGSLHGFVIIGVNPRHELDADYQEFLAMAVRHIGAAIEAGRLQQREHAIATQLQAALQPELPGSTPGLRLADHYHPALNEAEIGGDFYDVFSTDKGVTYLVVGDLSGKGLAAASQVATVRNMLRFALYNGATTANAISTLNDTIADHNLLTGFATLFVGQYDAGARRLTYVNCGQEPGLLRRANQGAIEELAPTGPVLGAHSQADIREVSTSVSAGDTLAIFTDGLTEVGVRRTALLGLTGVKDLLAAAPHDDPAAIAARIIAGVESYALDGVRDDQCLLIGVIDGAR from the coding sequence ATGCCTTTACTTGAAGACGCAAATGGTTATGACTGCCTGATTGGCGGCGGGGAAATGGGCGCGCGGATGCGCGCGCTGGATTGGTCGACAACTCCGATAGGGCCGGTTCGTGATTGGCCGCAAAGCCTGCGCACGGCGGTCAGCATCTGCCTCGGCTCGGGGCACCCGATCGAGATCTGGTGGGGTCCCGAATACGTCCGATTCTACAATGACGCTTATCGGCCCATTCTCGGCTCGCGGAAACATCCGCAGTTTCTCGGCAGACCGGGCCGGGAGTGCTGGTCGGAAATCTGGGATGAGATCAGTCCGATGCTGGACGGCGTCCGCGAAACAGGCGTCGCGACGTATTCCGAGAACTTCCCGCTCATGGTCGTCCGCGACGGATATGTCGAGGAAACATACTTTACCTTTTCCTACGGGCCGCTTCGCGACGAATCCGGCGGCGTCGGCGGCATCTTCTGCGCCTGCCGGGAGACCACCGGCGAAGTGCTGCGCGCGCGCCGGCATGGAACGCTGCGCGAATTGACGGTCCATGCGCCTTCGGCTCAGGACGCTATCGAAGCCAGTCTTCAGGTGCTCACGAATAATCCCGCCGATATTCCCTTTGCTCTTGTGTATTTGATGGACAACGAGCGTCGCGCGCGGCTCGCCGGCTCGGCCTGGGCGCTTCCTGGCTCGTCCGCCGCCCCGAAGATCATCGACTTGCTTGAGGAATCGGCGAAGACATGGCCGATCGCGCAGGCGATGTCCGGCCCCCTTCTCGTCGAAAACCTGTCGGAACGTTTTGAATCCCTGCCGGCTTCCATGTGGCCGGAGAGTCCGCGCTCGGCGCTGATCCAGCCGATCGCCGTCGCCGGGGACGGATCGCTGCATGGCTTTGTGATTATCGGCGTCAACCCCCGTCATGAGCTGGACGCCGACTATCAAGAGTTTTTGGCAATGGCGGTGCGCCATATCGGCGCCGCGATCGAAGCGGGCCGGCTCCAGCAGCGCGAGCACGCCATCGCCACGCAGCTTCAGGCAGCCCTGCAGCCGGAGCTTCCCGGATCCACTCCCGGACTGCGCCTTGCCGACCATTATCACCCGGCGCTGAACGAAGCCGAAATCGGGGGCGATTTTTACGACGTGTTTTCCACCGATAAAGGCGTGACCTATCTGGTCGTGGGCGATCTGTCCGGAAAAGGTCTCGCGGCGGCCTCGCAAGTCGCGACCGTGCGCAATATGCTGCGGTTTGCCCTGTATAACGGGGCGACAACGGCGAACGCCATCTCGACGCTCAACGACACCATCGCCGACCACAACCTGCTGACGGGGTTCGCCACGCTGTTCGTGGGGCAGTACGACGCCGGCGCGCGCCGGCTCACCTATGTGAACTGCGGTCAAGAGCCGGGCCTTCTGCGGCGCGCGAACCAGGGCGCGATTGAGGAGCTGGCCCCCACCGGCCCCGTGCTCGGCGCCCATTCGCAGGCGGACATCCGTGAGGTTTCCACCTCGGTTTCCGCCGGAGATACGCTGGCGATCTTCACGGACGGCCTTACCGAGGTGGGCGTTCGGCGGACGGCCCTGCTGGGCCTCACGGGAGTCAAGGACCTGCTTGCGGCCGCGCCGCACGACGACCCGGCGGCGATCGCCGCGCGCATCATCGCCGGCGTCGAATCCTATGCGCTCGATGGCGTTCGCGACGATCAATGCTTGCTCATCGGCGTGATCGACGGCGCAAGATAA
- a CDS encoding lipocalin family protein: MRLKSWMLAACLLAAPVVTVAPATAAPKAAPFPIAPHSQVNVEWWYVNAHVTTEKGRRLALVGSFFRFGNGVSILDGVSPQPRAHYLIYSVTDLDRKTQRAYSLADTNMTMYLKQVAPLLALAHPKDKSAVAMMKALGAGRLPAPHIQIPSPAVAQTKPFRLEYGKDNTLSSVSDDNTSVHVTLNAGGSDKIDLTLSAQRPAMAVGGKGETGLRTPTDMYYFSLTRCGVAGTMDTGAGAEKITAGQGWMDHQWGNSWVAQNDGWDWWGVQLTDGTDILFWRQRDLATGKIFFPLATFIDHNGRQIVTKKIAFKPDPASSWVSPATGVKYPTAWTVDFPEQKLHLKIQGDIQAQEIPILGPGGSIWEGSCAVSGARRLENGTRVPVFGSAYMELVGYNSPATKTSLIPSKK, from the coding sequence ATGCGACTGAAATCTTGGATGCTTGCCGCCTGCCTCCTGGCGGCGCCGGTCGTGACCGTCGCCCCCGCGACAGCGGCTCCAAAGGCCGCGCCGTTTCCCATCGCGCCGCATTCACAGGTGAATGTGGAGTGGTGGTATGTGAACGCGCATGTGACGACAGAGAAGGGGCGGCGTTTGGCGCTGGTGGGGTCGTTTTTTCGGTTTGGGAACGGAGTGTCGATTCTGGATGGGGTGTCGCCGCAGCCGCGCGCGCACTATTTGATCTATTCGGTGACGGACTTGGACCGCAAGACGCAGCGGGCGTATTCGCTGGCCGATACGAATATGACGATGTATCTGAAGCAGGTCGCGCCGCTGCTGGCGCTGGCGCATCCCAAGGATAAGTCGGCGGTCGCGATGATGAAGGCGCTGGGCGCGGGGCGTCTGCCGGCGCCGCATATTCAGATCCCGTCGCCGGCGGTGGCGCAGACGAAGCCGTTTCGCCTGGAGTACGGGAAGGACAATACGCTGAGCTCGGTTTCGGACGACAACACGTCGGTGCATGTGACGCTCAATGCCGGCGGTTCGGACAAGATCGATCTGACGCTGTCGGCGCAGCGGCCGGCGATGGCGGTGGGCGGCAAGGGCGAAACGGGACTGCGCACGCCGACGGATATGTATTACTTCTCGCTGACGCGCTGCGGCGTGGCGGGAACGATGGATACCGGAGCGGGCGCGGAGAAGATCACGGCGGGGCAGGGATGGATGGATCACCAGTGGGGGAACTCCTGGGTAGCGCAGAACGATGGATGGGATTGGTGGGGCGTACAGCTGACCGATGGTACGGATATCTTGTTCTGGCGTCAGCGGGATCTGGCGACGGGCAAGATCTTCTTCCCGCTAGCGACCTTTATCGATCACAACGGCCGACAGATCGTGACGAAGAAGATCGCGTTCAAACCGGATCCGGCGTCATCCTGGGTGAGCCCGGCGACGGGAGTGAAATATCCCACGGCGTGGACGGTGGACTTTCCGGAGCAGAAGCTGCATCTGAAGATCCAGGGAGACATCCAGGCCCAGGAGATCCCGATTTTAGGGCCCGGGGGAAGCATTTGGGAGGGAAGCTGCGCGGTCAGCGGCGCCCGGCGGCTGGAGAATGGGACGCGCGTTCCTGTGTTTGGGAGCGCATATATGGAGCTTGTCGGCTATAATAGTCCGGCGACGAAGACGTCGCTGATTCCCAGCAAGAAATAA
- a CDS encoding GNAT family N-acetyltransferase translates to MEILELLDWERRMVVYPGVTRFSEEGVIKDLYEDGKSGEIVYSSCTEGEVDSMIRRQILAAQRGRYDLEWKVYGHDQPHCLGERLTAAGFEAGAREKFMVFLASENALSHLGVCDDDIRKVTNAADLGDYRSILEEVRGESCDKEMTQYGVMLDSHPNYMSIYVAYVEGEPAACGRVYFHEDSKFAALYGGNTRERFRGRGLFTRVVAARIREALSRGVRNVCVDALPTSEPILRKRGFEILTSTQPFFFTATE, encoded by the coding sequence ATGGAGATATTAGAATTGCTGGATTGGGAGCGACGGATGGTGGTTTATCCGGGCGTGACCCGGTTTTCAGAAGAAGGCGTGATTAAGGATCTTTACGAAGACGGGAAAAGCGGCGAGATCGTTTACTCCTCCTGCACCGAGGGTGAAGTCGATTCCATGATTCGCCGGCAAATCCTGGCCGCGCAACGTGGGCGCTATGATCTGGAATGGAAAGTGTATGGACACGATCAACCCCACTGCCTGGGAGAACGCCTGACGGCGGCGGGGTTTGAAGCGGGCGCACGGGAGAAGTTTATGGTTTTTCTCGCAAGCGAAAACGCGCTGAGCCATTTAGGAGTTTGCGACGACGATATTCGTAAGGTGACGAACGCGGCGGATCTCGGAGATTATCGGAGCATTCTGGAGGAAGTTCGCGGCGAGAGCTGCGACAAGGAGATGACGCAATATGGAGTTATGCTGGACAGTCACCCAAATTATATGAGTATTTATGTCGCTTATGTGGAGGGAGAGCCAGCCGCCTGTGGACGCGTCTATTTTCACGAGGACAGCAAGTTTGCGGCGCTCTATGGCGGAAACACGCGGGAGCGATTTCGGGGCCGGGGATTGTTCACTCGCGTGGTTGCGGCGCGTATTCGGGAAGCGCTCAGCCGGGGAGTGAGGAATGTTTGTGTCGATGCGCTGCCGACATCCGAGCCGATCCTGAGAAAGCGCGGATTTGAAATCCTGACCAGCACGCAGCCGTTTTTCTTTACGGCGACAGAATGA
- a CDS encoding helix-turn-helix domain-containing protein — translation MKGNLPSEAPFYSFGIHTGSDHFSAPAHAHRHNEIELIFVRGGGMTFVFGGKRLRLEQGQCAAFWAVVPHLAYQCDEPTMLYWMKVPLQHFLEWRLPEEFARMLLRGRFLLDPNPLPEAVSIAQFEDWSARLAHDTLEDRKIVLLEVEARLRKLAMNVLEDRPAPSSPAHAHREHSEVSHADLMMRHIATHYQEPLTVADVAAAANLQPGYAMRLFRAHFGASIVGYLHEHRIAHAQRMLVTTDATVLDILLDAGFNSVTQFYEIFKRSCGTTPVQYRNAMQL, via the coding sequence ATGAAGGGGAATTTGCCGTCGGAGGCGCCGTTTTACTCGTTTGGGATCCACACCGGGTCAGACCATTTCTCGGCGCCGGCGCACGCGCACCGGCACAACGAAATCGAGTTGATCTTTGTGCGTGGCGGCGGGATGACCTTTGTCTTTGGGGGAAAGCGGCTGCGTTTGGAGCAGGGCCAGTGCGCGGCGTTCTGGGCGGTGGTTCCGCATCTCGCCTACCAGTGTGACGAACCAACGATGCTTTACTGGATGAAAGTTCCGCTCCAGCATTTTCTTGAGTGGCGGCTGCCCGAGGAGTTCGCGCGGATGCTGCTGCGCGGCCGCTTCCTCCTCGATCCCAATCCCCTCCCGGAAGCGGTCTCGATCGCTCAATTCGAGGACTGGAGCGCCCGCCTCGCGCACGACACGCTGGAAGATCGCAAAATCGTCCTGCTGGAAGTGGAAGCGCGCCTGCGCAAGCTGGCGATGAACGTGCTCGAAGATCGCCCAGCGCCAAGTTCGCCGGCGCACGCGCACCGAGAGCATTCGGAAGTCAGTCATGCGGATCTCATGATGCGGCACATCGCGACGCACTATCAAGAACCGCTCACTGTCGCCGATGTCGCCGCCGCCGCCAACCTCCAGCCCGGCTACGCCATGCGATTATTCCGCGCCCACTTCGGCGCCAGCATCGTGGGATACCTCCACGAACACCGCATCGCTCATGCCCAGCGCATGCTGGTCACCACCGACGCCACCGTGCTTGACATTCTGCTCGACGCCGGCTTCAACTCCGTGACGCAGTTTTACGAGATCTTCAAGCGCTCATGCGGGACGACGCCGGTGCAATATCGAAATGCGATGCAGTTGTGA
- a CDS encoding aspartate kinase → MTDANQAPQDAHERTDNRPIVAKFGGSSVADAGQVRKIAAIVRANPARRYVVVSAPGKRSGSDKKITDLLYLCHSLGEQGLDASAPFAVIKDRYLGLAEELGVPGAWEWLRDIQQHIADGADKDWVASRGEYLSARIIAAYLDAEFVDAIEGISFGADGRLHGAETYTRMGSRLGAVPKDKVAVIPGFYGQDVKGRIRCFSRGGSDVTGAIVARAVHASVYENWTDVSGMLMADPRLVPNPKPIQEITYREQRELSYMGATVLHDEAVFPVREAGIPIHIKNTNQPEDDGTRIVTTRDSANTAIVGIAGRRGFTIILTEKAMMNQERGYGRKVLEILEANGISYEHSPTSIDTLSVIVTDEELNGKESEVVTEIRRIVQPDRIEVERDIAMLAIVGQGMVHRIGIAAKVFMALASAEVNIRLINQGSSELNIIIGVSDSDYERALRAIYDVFAEES, encoded by the coding sequence ATGACAGACGCAAATCAGGCGCCGCAAGACGCGCACGAAAGAACAGACAATCGCCCAATCGTCGCCAAGTTCGGCGGCTCCTCCGTCGCGGACGCCGGCCAGGTCCGCAAAATCGCCGCCATCGTGCGCGCCAACCCCGCCCGGCGCTACGTCGTGGTGTCCGCCCCCGGCAAACGCAGCGGCAGCGATAAGAAAATCACCGATCTCCTCTACCTTTGCCATTCATTGGGAGAACAGGGCCTCGACGCTTCCGCCCCATTCGCGGTCATCAAAGACCGGTATCTAGGTCTCGCCGAGGAGCTTGGCGTGCCGGGCGCCTGGGAGTGGCTGCGCGATATCCAGCAGCACATCGCGGATGGCGCGGACAAAGACTGGGTCGCCTCGCGCGGCGAATATCTGAGCGCGCGCATCATCGCGGCTTATTTGGACGCGGAGTTCGTGGACGCGATTGAAGGCATCAGCTTCGGCGCCGATGGGCGCCTGCACGGCGCCGAAACTTACACACGGATGGGTTCGCGCCTCGGCGCGGTGCCCAAAGACAAAGTCGCCGTCATCCCCGGCTTTTACGGCCAGGATGTCAAGGGGCGGATTCGCTGCTTCTCGCGCGGCGGATCGGATGTCACCGGCGCGATCGTCGCCCGCGCCGTCCACGCCTCGGTCTACGAAAACTGGACCGATGTCTCCGGCATGCTGATGGCCGATCCGCGCCTCGTCCCCAACCCCAAGCCGATCCAAGAGATTACCTACCGCGAACAGCGCGAACTGTCCTATATGGGCGCCACCGTGCTTCATGACGAAGCGGTCTTCCCGGTGCGTGAGGCGGGCATCCCGATCCATATCAAGAACACAAACCAGCCGGAAGACGACGGCACGCGCATCGTCACCACGCGCGACTCGGCGAACACGGCGATCGTCGGCATCGCCGGCCGGCGCGGCTTCACGATCATCCTCACCGAGAAGGCGATGATGAACCAGGAGCGCGGCTATGGACGCAAAGTGCTGGAGATTCTGGAAGCCAATGGCATCTCCTACGAGCACTCCCCCACCAGCATCGATACGCTTTCGGTGATCGTGACTGATGAAGAGCTGAACGGCAAGGAGTCCGAGGTCGTCACGGAGATCCGCCGGATCGTCCAGCCGGACCGCATCGAAGTGGAGCGAGACATCGCAATGCTGGCGATTGTCGGGCAGGGCATGGTGCACCGAATCGGCATCGCGGCGAAGGTCTTCATGGCGCTGGCGAGCGCGGAGGTCAATATCCGCCTGATCAACCAGGGGTCCAGCGAGCTGAACATTATCATCGGCGTCTCGGATTCGGATTACGAGCGGGCTTTGCGCGCGATCTACGACGTCTTCGCCGAGGAATCATGA
- a CDS encoding lmo0937 family membrane protein, which yields MGLIYTIASILVAIWLISFLLHVGGSLIHLILVIAVIMFVYNLITGRRTV from the coding sequence ATGGGCTTGATTTACACAATCGCTAGCATTCTCGTCGCCATCTGGCTGATTAGCTTCCTGCTGCATGTCGGCGGATCTCTGATCCACTTGATCCTCGTGATCGCCGTCATCATGTTCGTCTACAACCTGATTACGGGCCGCCGCACGGTATAG